In Paraglaciecola sp. T6c, the sequence GCCGTTTAAATTAAATTCTATGACTAAATCTTGAGTCGATTTAAATTGTATTAAGGCAGCTACAAGGATTTCAGTTTCCTTGGTAAGGGTATTAGCGCTATTTACTTTAGTTAGTTTGTTCAAAACGTATTTTGCTAATAACTGAGAGAAAGGCATGTAAGGAGAGCTAGATGCAATAAATTGCCCAACCCGATACCGAGTACGCGTACAGCTCTCTTCTGGCTGGCAGTACGTTAACAGGTTCGCGAGCAAAGATGTATCCATGCTTCTGTGATAACGGGAAGCGTGGTAAATAAGTTCTTCACCAAATTGCAGTGATAGTTTATTTAATAGGGTAGAAGTAGTCGGACTTAAGGATTTACCCACAATCAGACTAACTTCGCCGCTTGAAGCGTCTCTCTTAAAGCCAAGCTTTAAAGGAACGTAGTCACTATGCCCCCAGAATTTTAGTAAATTTGTGGTTGCTCCAAATGAACTTGTGATTAACGGTATGTCATGTTCAATCGCGGATGATTCGACGAACTTTAACAATGTGCTTGCGATGCTTGTGCGTCTATAGTCTTGGCTAACCGCTATTCGTACAATCCGCCATTGCTCATACGTTACGAATTTGTCATCTGCGGTATGTAAGGCCAAGTTTTGGGAGACTAAATGACCATTTACCCTTCTATGACCTAGCCGTATTTCTTGTGATATATCTGCTAGGGCGCTTCCTCCCTCTAAACAAATTAACGCAACGCCGATGACATCCTCGTTGAGTGTACAAACATACACTCGTTGTTCAGGGGCGTCGAGTAATCTGAATAAGTCATCAGGACTCGTTTGATAATGCGCGCTGATAAGCAAAGAGAATATTTTTGACAATAGTTCTGGGGAGTCAACCAGTCGCTTCTTAGATACTTCTTGGCACTTAAATTCGTTTAACCTCATGGGGGAGGTTTCCCGGTTTTCAGGTATCTTATTCTGCCCAGTAACTTTGCTTTGTGGCTGGGCGTGTGAACTTGAATTGGAGTCTTGCATGATAAAAACAGTAAACCAAAAATGCTCTAAACAGTCATTTACATACCAACGTATCGGCGTGCTAAGAGTTAGGCTTTTCCAACCTTTGTGCGCAGTTTCTAAGTATGGCTTGAAACGTAATTCAAATCCTCTACCTGCGCCCTCGTATCCATGGACAGTTGAGCTTAAAACAACCCTAGGATATGTATCTAAAAGTGTTTTTAAAATAGGGGGGGGGATTGCAGCAGCTTCATCAACAAATAGTAGGTCTGCGTGGTAACACCCCGACACCAATGCGTCAGGTGCTACAAATTCTAAACTCCCATTCTTATTCGAGGTGCTTCGTTCTGGCGCGGTGGCAAATGCAAATACTTGTTCGACATTATGCTTAATCGGGGCAGTAATAAGGATCCTTTTTTCTTGCTCTAACATTAAAGCTCGTGCAGCCCGACCAAGCGCCGAGGACTTGCCTCGACC encodes:
- a CDS encoding tRNA(Met) cytidine acetyltransferase TmcA produces the protein MDLHFKIEDWVKQRKSHVFHRQLVIVSGAKEWAEKQAENLLINVESLASKHLWVGDAPSTYQEVNSVDYRQHLGREYNTLIYNCYSGLSANALMAYSGTIKANGLMILICPELKSWSQYTDPLSKKRYSYGYAQYLEPSRFINRLISIIEKDQNTVVITPSSFRGHNAVIAPEHLNRQLDSATLEQDKVVSSIIKAASGHRNRPLVVTADRGRGKSSALGRAARALMLEQEKRILITAPIKHNVEQVFAFATAPERSTSNKNGSLEFVAPDALVSGCYHADLLFVDEAAAIPPPILKTLLDTYPRVVLSSTVHGYEGAGRGFELRFKPYLETAHKGWKSLTLSTPIRWYVNDCLEHFWFTVFIMQDSNSSSHAQPQSKVTGQNKIPENRETSPMRLNEFKCQEVSKKRLVDSPELLSKIFSLLISAHYQTSPDDLFRLLDAPEQRVYVCTLNEDVIGVALICLEGGSALADISQEIRLGHRRVNGHLVSQNLALHTADDKFVTYEQWRIVRIAVSQDYRRTSIASTLLKFVESSAIEHDIPLITSSFGATTNLLKFWGHSDYVPLKLGFKRDASSGEVSLIVGKSLSPTTSTLLNKLSLQFGEELIYHASRYHRSMDTSLLANLLTYCQPEESCTRTRYRVGQFIASSSPYMPFSQLLAKYVLNKLTKVNSANTLTKETEILVAALIQFKSTQDLVIEFNLNGKKELNTYIRNAIASI